From Methanobacterium formicicum DSM 3637, one genomic window encodes:
- a CDS encoding DUF2120 domain-containing protein, with product MNTRNIAGQIMGQLEAFEGSKAAMDSSELLIVRGKSRQKIKPEELGSTISQILKDMEARELDMFSDETANIISIIDEQIRSQVQIQGETDIYGIYRLKESFENMNCHADYGMGLADDIAIFIVLWKDKSGIGPLFVELVVSALEG from the coding sequence TTGAACACACGTAACATTGCCGGACAGATCATGGGCCAACTAGAAGCATTTGAAGGCTCCAAAGCAGCCATGGACAGCTCCGAATTATTGATAGTCAGAGGAAAATCGCGCCAAAAGATCAAACCTGAAGAACTGGGTTCCACCATCTCCCAGATACTAAAGGATATGGAAGCTCGAGAGCTGGATATGTTCTCTGATGAAACCGCAAATATCATCTCCATAATAGATGAACAGATCCGTTCCCAGGTTCAGATCCAGGGAGAAACCGATATATACGGAATATATCGTCTTAAAGAATCCTTTGAAAACATGAACTGCCACGCAGATTATGGTATGGGCCTTGCAGATGATATTGCCATCTTCATAGTCCTTTGGAAAGACAAAAGTGGTATAGGCCCCTTATTTGTGGAACTGGTGGTTTCAGCCCTGGAAGGGTAA
- the purM gene encoding phosphoribosylformylglycinamidine cyclo-ligase has protein sequence MVTYSESGVDIDLEEVTVSALTKKLKETLQYQDIITESGHFAALVRLGNQGLAMSTDGVGSKILVAELMEKYDTVGIDCVAMVVNDIICVGARPLAMVDYLAVEKPDPEAAGQIAAGLAEGCRQANVAMIGGETASLPEIVRNFDLAATGIGLVDLDGVVAGSKIQDGDVILGLESSGIHSNGLSLARRVFFEEANLKVNDPLPTDENITVGEALLEPTRIYVKAIMDLLDNVEVHGLAHITGGGFTNLKRLKKGVSFRIDNLPSPQPIFEFISSQGVEFEEMYRVFNMGIGFTVILPPEKATEAIKILEKYHPVQVIGTVTEDPEEKVEVKTFHGGWVQL, from the coding sequence TTGGTAACTTATTCAGAATCAGGGGTAGACATCGACCTGGAAGAGGTCACAGTCTCCGCCCTCACTAAAAAACTAAAAGAAACACTCCAGTATCAGGATATTATAACCGAAAGCGGTCACTTCGCCGCCCTGGTCCGCCTGGGAAACCAGGGCCTGGCCATGAGTACCGATGGAGTGGGAAGCAAGATCCTGGTGGCAGAACTCATGGAAAAATACGATACTGTAGGTATCGACTGCGTGGCCATGGTAGTCAATGACATTATCTGTGTGGGAGCCCGTCCACTGGCTATGGTAGATTATTTGGCCGTGGAAAAACCAGACCCAGAAGCCGCAGGCCAGATCGCTGCAGGGCTTGCTGAAGGATGCCGTCAGGCAAACGTGGCCATGATTGGAGGAGAAACTGCTTCATTACCCGAGATAGTGCGGAACTTTGACCTGGCTGCCACCGGTATTGGACTGGTGGACCTGGATGGAGTTGTTGCCGGTAGCAAAATACAGGACGGCGATGTTATTCTGGGTCTTGAAAGCAGCGGAATTCACAGTAACGGATTGAGCCTGGCACGTCGGGTTTTCTTTGAAGAGGCAAATCTGAAGGTAAATGATCCACTCCCCACTGATGAAAACATCACCGTGGGAGAAGCACTCCTGGAACCAACCCGCATCTATGTAAAAGCAATCATGGACCTCCTGGATAATGTGGAAGTCCATGGCCTGGCACATATTACTGGAGGAGGATTCACAAACCTTAAAAGACTTAAAAAAGGAGTAAGTTTCCGTATTGATAACCTCCCCTCACCCCAACCAATATTTGAATTCATATCCTCCCAGGGAGTGGAATTTGAGGAAATGTACCGGGTTTTCAATATGGGTATTGGATTTACGGTTATCCTACCCCCGGAAAAGGCAACAGAAGCCATTAAAATCCTTGAAAAATACCATCCAGTCCAGGTCATTGGAACAGTTACTGAAGACCCTGAGGAGAAAGTTGAAGTTAAAACCTTCCATGGAGGATGGGTACAACTTTAA
- the comC gene encoding L-sulfolactate dehydrogenase: MKITPEQELSLIIDILTHLDVPSEEASIIAEVTLDADLKGFTSHGIGRFPQYIKGLEVGTIKPQTEVTVEKESAATARVNGNHGFGHVVTYRSMEMAIQKAKETGIGMVGIHNSNHFGVAGYYSDMAIMEDLIGIVIANTEPAVAPIGGKEPILGTNPLAIGIPSDSHYVSVDMATSASARGKLLESKRKGESIPPNVALDADGNPTTDPVEALKGSILPFGAHKGYALSFMIEIMAGPLVNASYGKAVTGTANPEVTCTKGDLITAIDPSKFVEMDDFKRDVDEFIAEIKATPNVMIPGDFEVRNVKTHQEEGIPLDDTLVEQLREIATKTNVDMDDILG, translated from the coding sequence ATGAAAATTACTCCAGAACAGGAATTATCCTTGATAATTGATATTTTAACTCATCTGGATGTGCCATCAGAAGAAGCATCCATAATTGCCGAAGTAACCCTGGATGCGGATCTTAAGGGTTTCACATCCCACGGGATTGGTAGGTTCCCCCAGTACATTAAAGGCCTGGAAGTTGGCACCATCAAACCCCAAACCGAAGTAACTGTGGAGAAAGAAAGTGCTGCCACCGCACGGGTAAACGGTAATCATGGATTCGGGCATGTTGTAACCTACAGGAGTATGGAAATGGCCATCCAGAAAGCTAAAGAAACAGGAATAGGTATGGTGGGTATTCACAACTCCAACCATTTCGGAGTGGCTGGCTATTACTCAGACATGGCCATTATGGAAGATTTAATTGGTATTGTAATTGCCAACACAGAACCAGCAGTTGCCCCTATTGGAGGAAAAGAACCAATACTGGGAACCAACCCCCTAGCCATAGGAATACCCTCAGATAGTCATTACGTCTCAGTGGACATGGCAACCTCAGCATCTGCCCGGGGAAAACTCCTGGAATCAAAGCGTAAGGGAGAATCTATACCCCCAAACGTTGCCCTGGATGCAGATGGAAACCCAACCACAGATCCAGTGGAAGCCCTTAAGGGATCAATATTACCATTTGGAGCCCATAAAGGATACGCACTATCATTCATGATTGAAATAATGGCCGGCCCCCTGGTAAATGCATCCTATGGTAAGGCCGTCACCGGAACCGCCAACCCCGAAGTTACCTGCACCAAAGGAGACCTCATCACCGCAATCGACCCATCCAAGTTCGTGGAAATGGACGACTTTAAAAGGGATGTTGATGAGTTCATTGCTGAAATTAAAGCCACACCCAACGTGATGATACCCGGGGATTTCGAAGTCAGGAACGTGAAAACTCACCAGGAAGAAGGTATTCCCCTAGACGATACACTGGTGGAACAGTTAAGAGAAATAGCTACCAAAACAAATGTGGATATGGATGATATATTGGGATAA
- a CDS encoding beta-CASP ribonuclease aCPSF1, translated as MGSEIQEIKNTIVQRLPDRVQVAKVEFEGPEVVIYTKNPEIITENGDLIRDLAKDIRKRIIIRSHKTVLTEPEESINRIHSIVPDEAKITNISFDDVTCEVIIEARKPGLVIGKYGATSREIVKKIGWAPKILRTPPISSEIIQRIRRTLRKNSKERKKFLQELGNNIHRPVTMENEWVRLTALGGFREVGRSSLFMQTSNSKILMDCGVNVAGSDDKSSYPYLNVPEFVLDDLDAVIISHAHLDHSGFLPYLFHYGYEGPVYCTTPTRDLMTLLQLDHIDIAHREDSPLPFNVKHVKKSIKHTITLDYGEVTDIAPDIRLTLHNAGHILGSAITHMHIGDGQHNFVYTGDFKYERSRLLEPAVSKFPRIESMVMESTYGGHEDVQPTRNDAEKELIKTIYHTLERKGKILIPVFAVGRAQELMIVLDEYIRHGIIDEVPIYIDGMIWEATAIHTARPEYLSKDLRDQIFHMGRNPFISEVFHKVNNVEERKDIVEGEPSIILSTSGMLTGGNSVEYFKWLCEDERSSLVFVGYQAEGSLGRRLQKGWKEIPLKEEGKTNVYHVKMGIKTIEGFSGHSDRRQLMDYVRRISPKPEKILICHGDNYKTLDLASSIYRSYKIETKTPMNLETVRIQ; from the coding sequence ATGGGTTCAGAGATTCAAGAAATTAAAAACACAATAGTACAAAGATTACCCGATCGAGTTCAAGTGGCAAAAGTGGAATTTGAAGGTCCGGAAGTGGTGATTTACACCAAAAATCCAGAGATCATCACCGAAAACGGTGATCTCATCCGGGACCTGGCTAAAGACATCAGAAAACGGATTATCATCCGTTCCCACAAGACAGTTCTCACCGAGCCAGAGGAGTCCATCAACCGTATCCACAGCATAGTCCCTGACGAGGCTAAGATCACCAACATATCCTTCGACGATGTGACCTGTGAAGTCATAATCGAAGCAAGGAAACCTGGACTTGTGATCGGGAAATATGGAGCTACATCCAGAGAAATCGTTAAAAAAATAGGATGGGCCCCTAAAATCCTTCGTACACCACCTATATCTTCTGAAATAATTCAAAGAATTAGGAGAACACTCCGAAAAAACAGTAAAGAACGTAAAAAATTCTTACAGGAGTTAGGTAATAACATCCACCGGCCAGTGACCATGGAAAATGAATGGGTTCGACTCACCGCACTGGGAGGTTTTCGTGAAGTGGGAAGATCCTCACTGTTTATGCAAACATCCAACAGCAAAATACTCATGGATTGTGGAGTCAACGTGGCAGGATCAGATGATAAAAGCTCATATCCCTACCTGAACGTTCCAGAATTTGTCCTGGACGATCTGGATGCAGTGATAATATCCCATGCCCACCTGGACCACTCCGGATTCCTACCATATCTTTTCCATTATGGTTACGAGGGACCGGTGTACTGTACCACACCCACCAGGGATTTAATGACACTCCTGCAGCTGGATCATATTGACATAGCCCACCGGGAAGACAGTCCCCTACCATTTAACGTGAAACACGTTAAAAAGAGCATTAAACATACTATAACCCTAGATTATGGGGAAGTTACCGATATAGCCCCGGACATACGCCTTACACTCCACAATGCAGGTCACATTCTGGGTTCAGCCATCACCCACATGCACATTGGAGATGGTCAACATAACTTTGTATACACCGGAGACTTCAAATACGAACGTAGCCGGCTCCTTGAACCAGCAGTATCTAAATTCCCACGTATAGAATCAATGGTAATGGAGAGTACCTACGGAGGCCACGAAGATGTGCAGCCCACCAGGAATGATGCTGAGAAGGAGCTCATAAAAACCATCTACCACACTCTGGAGAGAAAGGGTAAAATACTGATCCCTGTTTTCGCAGTGGGAAGGGCACAGGAATTAATGATTGTTTTGGATGAGTACATACGCCACGGTATCATTGATGAGGTCCCCATCTACATTGACGGTATGATCTGGGAGGCCACAGCCATACACACCGCCAGGCCAGAGTACCTAAGCAAAGATCTTCGAGACCAGATATTCCACATGGGCCGCAATCCATTCATCTCAGAAGTGTTCCATAAAGTTAACAATGTCGAAGAGCGTAAAGACATCGTGGAAGGCGAACCATCAATCATTCTCTCCACATCAGGTATGTTAACTGGTGGAAACTCCGTGGAGTACTTCAAATGGTTATGCGAAGATGAGAGAAGTTCACTGGTGTTTGTTGGATACCAGGCAGAAGGTTCACTGGGACGCAGACTGCAGAAAGGTTGGAAAGAAATACCCCTCAAGGAAGAGGGTAAAACCAATGTTTACCATGTCAAGATGGGTATTAAAACCATTGAAGGATTCAGTGGACACTCTGACCGCAGGCAGCTCATGGATTACGTGCGCCGCATAAGCCCCAAACCAGAGAAGATCTTAATCTGCCACGGGGATAACTATAAAACCCTGGATCTAGCCAGCAGTATCTACCGGAGTTACAAAATAGAGACTAAAACTCCAATGAACCTTGAAACTGTGAGGATTCAGTAA
- a CDS encoding response regulator: MNLDELDILLVEDNPTDAELTMRALKRKNLANKLVWVKNGEEALNFIHAQGQYQDRDPEDLPHLILLDLRMPKVDGLEVLKELKASEHTKRIPVVVLTSSQQDRDVVESYKLGVNSYVSKPVEFDEFIDAVSTLGLYWMLINKHP, encoded by the coding sequence TTGAATTTAGATGAATTAGATATTCTTTTGGTGGAAGATAATCCCACTGATGCCGAACTGACCATGCGAGCTTTGAAGCGGAAAAATTTAGCGAACAAGCTGGTCTGGGTTAAAAATGGGGAAGAAGCCCTTAATTTCATTCACGCTCAAGGCCAGTATCAAGATAGGGATCCTGAAGACTTACCCCATTTGATACTCCTGGATTTGCGCATGCCCAAAGTGGACGGTCTAGAAGTCTTAAAAGAATTAAAGGCCAGTGAACATACTAAAAGAATACCAGTGGTGGTTTTGACCTCTTCACAGCAAGATAGGGATGTGGTGGAAAGTTACAAGTTAGGGGTCAATAGTTACGTGAGTAAACCAGTAGAATTTGATGAATTCATAGATGCAGTTTCAACCCTTGGATTGTACTGGATGTTGATAAATAAACATCCCTGA
- the cofG gene encoding 7,8-didemethyl-8-hydroxy-5-deazariboflavin synthase subunit CofG: MLSRDQLISLLKVQGDGVLQLMMQANSIRQNDKITYSKNVFLPLTNICRNDCGYCTFRREPGDPDATLILPPHKVMQTIHEADQYSCREALFTFGEQADATPQVHDALEKLGFDGMLEYLYHLCERTLNETSLLPHSNSGILQKDELKMLREVNASMGLMLETTSSRLMESPAHRKSPGKDPKLRIETIENAGKLKIPFTTGLLIGIGETVEERVDSLLEIRRIQDKYGHIQEIIIQNFKPKPGIEMEFESEPSLLDMIRMVAVTSLLFPDCGVQVPPNLNRDTAGMFLLAGADDWGGVSPITKDYVNPEAPWPELDELKKLTQELGFQLEERLPVYPKYLTKEFLSSQVHEKVGKSNL, from the coding sequence ATGTTATCCCGAGACCAGCTGATTTCTTTACTAAAAGTACAGGGTGATGGTGTTCTGCAGTTGATGATGCAGGCTAATTCAATCCGGCAGAACGACAAAATAACTTATTCTAAGAACGTTTTTTTACCATTAACCAATATCTGTCGAAATGATTGTGGATACTGTACTTTTCGCCGAGAACCAGGAGATCCAGACGCCACCCTAATCCTACCACCCCACAAGGTCATGCAGACCATTCATGAAGCAGACCAGTACAGTTGCAGGGAAGCTCTTTTCACCTTTGGAGAACAGGCCGATGCCACACCCCAGGTCCACGATGCTCTGGAAAAACTGGGATTTGATGGGATGTTGGAATACTTATATCACCTCTGTGAGCGGACGCTTAATGAAACCAGTCTTTTACCCCACAGTAACTCGGGTATACTCCAAAAAGATGAGCTTAAGATGTTAAGGGAAGTAAACGCATCCATGGGGCTGATGCTGGAAACTACGAGCAGTAGATTAATGGAAAGCCCTGCCCACAGGAAGAGCCCTGGTAAAGATCCCAAGTTAAGAATTGAAACCATTGAAAATGCGGGAAAATTGAAGATACCATTTACAACCGGACTTTTAATTGGTATTGGAGAGACTGTGGAAGAAAGAGTAGATTCGCTCCTGGAGATCAGGAGAATTCAGGATAAATATGGTCATATTCAGGAGATCATTATCCAGAATTTCAAACCCAAACCAGGGATTGAAATGGAATTTGAAAGTGAACCTTCACTCTTGGACATGATACGAATGGTGGCAGTTACCAGCCTGCTTTTCCCAGATTGTGGGGTGCAGGTCCCACCTAACCTCAACCGGGATACTGCTGGGATGTTTCTTTTGGCAGGAGCAGATGACTGGGGAGGAGTTTCACCCATCACCAAGGACTACGTGAATCCAGAAGCACCATGGCCAGAGCTAGATGAGCTAAAGAAATTAACACAAGAACTGGGATTTCAATTGGAAGAAAGGCTGCCAGTGTACCCTAAATACCTCACAAAAGAATTCTTAAGCAGCCAAGTACATGAAAAAGTAGGAAAGTCTAATTTGTAA
- a CDS encoding response regulator, with translation MSQQSKILVVEDEALTGMELQKKLILWGYDVVDIVSSGEDAVKKALELEPDLILMDILLKGCMNGIDAARIIQKNKEIPIIYLTAYCNSETFQGAKVTQPQAYLIKPFDENELKFAIEMAFYGHQSRLNLKKSEAHYRILTESSQDMIFIINKELLVDYVNEASLKHLKLTKDQIIGKPVQNIFSKQVFDMQMKSLQDIFRTGNSIRTKNHFIFPDCELYLDTRLKPLKTDNGEIYAVMGVSREL, from the coding sequence ATGTCACAACAGTCCAAGATTTTGGTGGTGGAGGATGAAGCCCTCACTGGAATGGAACTTCAGAAAAAACTGATTTTATGGGGTTACGATGTGGTAGATATTGTTTCTTCAGGGGAAGATGCAGTTAAAAAAGCATTAGAGCTGGAACCCGACCTTATTTTAATGGATATTCTACTCAAGGGTTGTATGAATGGAATAGATGCTGCTAGGATTATCCAAAAAAATAAGGAAATCCCAATTATTTATCTGACTGCTTACTGCAATTCTGAAACTTTCCAGGGTGCCAAGGTCACCCAACCCCAGGCCTACCTCATCAAACCCTTTGATGAAAACGAGCTGAAATTTGCCATTGAAATGGCTTTCTATGGTCATCAATCCAGGTTAAACCTTAAAAAAAGTGAAGCACACTACCGGATTTTAACCGAAAGTTCTCAAGACATGATTTTCATCATAAATAAGGAATTACTGGTGGATTATGTTAATGAAGCTTCACTGAAACATTTGAAACTCACCAAAGATCAAATTATTGGCAAACCAGTACAAAATATTTTTTCAAAACAGGTTTTTGACATGCAAATGAAGTCATTGCAGGATATATTCCGCACTGGAAATTCCATACGTACTAAAAACCATTTCATCTTTCCTGACTGTGAATTATACTTAGATACCCGTTTAAAACCCTTAAAAACTGACAATGGTGAAATATATGCGGTTATGGGAGTTTCAAGGGAGCTATAA
- a CDS encoding DUF2100 domain-containing protein has product MDKIRFKQAQTLLKEAGQSQKSTEKLKTPQEGIVDSVTYAEILDNIIKTEEFIYSSRPSHRLLQEDAEEFCNQLINIRNRIDDILADFGVLEKENVEEEVKRLSERFILLTSKGNFKKILTRWGVEPLRIVVAGVPLEADDMRILNPKIPETALEPIKKKISHVKNDINRKMEQFNVQEILVVVENDKPGEILAKRAEDIYGAKVMMRDSLKDIDAIEFKKTLEL; this is encoded by the coding sequence ATGGATAAAATCAGGTTCAAACAGGCCCAAACACTTCTAAAAGAAGCGGGCCAATCCCAAAAAAGTACTGAAAAACTAAAAACTCCCCAAGAGGGCATTGTTGATTCAGTTACCTATGCTGAGATTTTAGATAACATTATAAAAACCGAAGAATTCATTTACTCCAGCAGACCCAGCCACAGGCTACTTCAGGAAGATGCTGAAGAATTCTGCAACCAATTAATAAACATCAGGAATAGAATTGACGATATTTTGGCAGATTTCGGTGTCTTGGAAAAAGAAAATGTGGAAGAAGAAGTTAAAAGACTTTCAGAAAGATTCATCCTCCTCACCAGTAAGGGAAACTTCAAAAAAATATTAACCAGATGGGGAGTTGAACCATTACGGATTGTTGTGGCAGGAGTGCCCTTGGAAGCTGATGATATGCGCATTCTCAATCCTAAAATTCCTGAAACGGCACTTGAACCCATTAAAAAGAAAATATCCCATGTAAAAAATGATATTAACCGTAAAATGGAACAGTTTAATGTGCAGGAAATCCTGGTGGTGGTTGAAAATGACAAACCCGGAGAAATCCTGGCAAAAAGAGCTGAAGATATTTATGGTGCCAAGGTCATGATGAGGGATAGTTTAAAAGACATAGATGCCATTGAATTCAAAAAGACTCTAGAACTATGA
- a CDS encoding nitroreductase family protein, whose protein sequence is MKVNLKKTGGVISMEVFQTISQRRSIRRFKKEDIDESLVEKIIQAGVWAPSAGNLQSWELILVKNRRTKEKLSEAAYMRDFIAKASLIMIPCINQRVSGTVYGNRGVELYSIQDVSCAIENMLLMAHALGIGACWVGAFDEQQVTDLIGTPSYVRPVALVPMGYPDEKPYPPPRRDVADFLHFEEY, encoded by the coding sequence ATGAAGGTTAACTTAAAGAAAACAGGTGGGGTGATCAGTATGGAAGTTTTCCAGACCATAAGTCAAAGAAGAAGTATCAGACGATTTAAAAAGGAAGATATTGATGAATCTTTAGTTGAGAAAATTATTCAAGCTGGTGTTTGGGCACCTTCAGCAGGGAACCTGCAGAGCTGGGAATTGATCCTGGTTAAAAACCGTCGTACCAAAGAAAAACTTTCTGAAGCAGCATATATGCGTGACTTCATAGCTAAAGCGTCTTTAATAATGATTCCATGTATTAACCAGCGTGTTTCTGGCACTGTTTATGGTAACAGGGGAGTGGAACTTTACTCCATACAGGATGTTTCTTGTGCTATAGAAAATATGCTCCTCATGGCCCATGCACTCGGTATCGGAGCCTGCTGGGTTGGAGCCTTTGATGAACAGCAGGTAACAGATTTAATAGGCACACCATCTTATGTGCGGCCAGTAGCACTGGTCCCCATGGGTTATCCTGATGAAAAACCATATCCTCCTCCCCGGCGTGATGTAGCTGATTTTTTGCATTTTGAAGAATATTAA
- the psmB gene encoding archaeal proteasome endopeptidase complex subunit beta, whose amino-acid sequence MNDENRLKGTTTVGLTCKDGVVFATETRATMGNLVAHKVADKIFKIDDHIGTTIAGAVSDAQSLMKYIRAEVALFRLRNGKRINVEAAATLTSNILHSSRGYPFYVQTLLGGVDDKGPALYSLDPTGGVIKDLVISTGSGSPVAYGVLEDRYSQDLYVEEGIDVAIRAIKSAMERDTYSGNSILVATITEEGFKRLSEEEVNQKIKEL is encoded by the coding sequence ATGAATGATGAAAATCGACTTAAAGGCACTACAACTGTTGGTTTAACCTGTAAGGACGGAGTTGTTTTTGCTACCGAAACTAGAGCTACCATGGGCAATCTTGTAGCCCACAAAGTGGCCGACAAGATCTTCAAAATAGATGATCACATTGGAACCACCATTGCTGGTGCAGTTTCTGATGCCCAGAGCCTGATGAAGTACATCAGAGCAGAAGTGGCACTTTTTAGACTCCGAAATGGTAAACGAATCAATGTAGAAGCCGCAGCCACCCTCACCTCCAACATCTTACACTCATCTAGAGGTTATCCATTTTATGTCCAGACACTCCTGGGTGGAGTGGATGATAAAGGCCCTGCTCTTTATTCCCTGGATCCCACTGGAGGGGTTATTAAAGATCTCGTGATATCCACTGGCTCTGGTTCACCAGTAGCTTACGGTGTCTTAGAAGATCGTTACAGTCAAGATCTCTATGTGGAAGAAGGTATAGACGTGGCCATTCGGGCAATTAAATCCGCTATGGAAAGAGATACATATTCAGGTAATTCAATTCTGGTGGCTACCATTACCGAAGAAGGATTTAAAAGATTATCCGAGGAAGAGGTTAACCAAAAAATAAAGGAACTTTAA
- the mptA gene encoding GTP cyclohydrolase MptA, which translates to MEPPCLPDTQEKLPTIPVHLTRVGVKGVKKLLKIERDGKRPIVLLPTFDAFVDLPSTQRGIHMSRNPEAISHVLEEAVEDNAMEVESLCAEIVSLLLEKHKYAKRAEVSMKSDFMIMKKSPVTQHKTQEMVNIMADAIGYRTEEGVVIRKMIGAEVVGMTVCPCAQETVKESSKQKLLKFLDEETTEKVLETVTFASHNQRGRGSIMIEVPAQQTIRGEDIIKIIEDSMSSYVCELLKRPDEHAVVVNAHEHPMFVEDCVRHMIHKIVKEFSHLPDDTLITVQQVNEESIHRHNAFAEKVATMGELKAEIKNGGGN; encoded by the coding sequence TTGGAACCACCGTGTTTACCGGATACCCAGGAAAAGTTACCTACCATCCCCGTACACCTCACCAGAGTAGGGGTGAAAGGGGTTAAAAAACTCTTAAAGATCGAAAGGGATGGTAAAAGGCCTATTGTTCTTTTACCAACTTTCGATGCCTTTGTGGATCTGCCCAGTACTCAAAGAGGCATCCACATGTCACGCAACCCAGAAGCCATTAGCCATGTCTTAGAGGAAGCTGTAGAAGACAATGCAATGGAAGTAGAGTCGTTATGTGCTGAGATAGTGAGTTTACTGCTTGAAAAGCACAAATACGCCAAACGGGCCGAGGTCAGTATGAAGAGTGACTTCATGATCATGAAGAAGTCACCGGTGACCCAACACAAAACCCAGGAAATGGTTAATATAATGGCGGATGCCATTGGTTACCGCACCGAGGAAGGAGTGGTCATTCGGAAGATGATCGGAGCAGAAGTAGTGGGGATGACTGTATGTCCCTGCGCCCAGGAAACTGTGAAGGAAAGCTCTAAACAGAAGCTCCTGAAATTTTTAGATGAAGAAACCACCGAAAAAGTTCTGGAAACTGTCACCTTCGCATCCCACAATCAAAGGGGTAGGGGAAGTATCATGATTGAAGTACCCGCCCAGCAGACAATCAGGGGTGAAGATATTATCAAGATAATTGAAGACTCCATGAGCTCCTATGTCTGTGAACTCTTGAAAAGACCCGATGAGCATGCAGTAGTGGTTAATGCACATGAACATCCCATGTTCGTTGAAGACTGCGTACGGCATATGATACATAAGATAGTGAAAGAATTCTCCCACCTACCCGATGACACTCTTATCACTGTTCAACAGGTTAACGAGGAGAGTATTCACCGTCACAATGCATTCGCAGAAAAAGTAGCCACTATGGGTGAACTTAAAGCAGAAATTAAAAATGGTGGAGGAAACTAA
- a CDS encoding class I SAM-dependent methyltransferase family protein, which translates to MKGKVIGDILVLKNQQVDNPQELLNIPGVNRVVRLGRIKGLQREPDVEIILGEGTETIHRENHCQYKLDVARVMWSKGNTTERKRMGQLVRPGETVVDLFAGIGYFTIPMAVHAQPSKIYAVEINPVAHGYLSDNIKLNQVQDVVEPILGDCRDVSPRNVADRVLMGYIGNTDEYLDVAMEVVKDEGIIHYHESVPDKLKYIRPAERVKKAANGFDVDILNQRIIKKYSPGVYHMVVDAKVYKN; encoded by the coding sequence ATGAAAGGTAAGGTAATAGGCGACATTTTAGTTTTGAAAAATCAGCAAGTGGACAATCCCCAGGAACTCCTTAATATCCCCGGGGTAAATAGAGTGGTACGCCTGGGCAGGATAAAGGGACTCCAGAGGGAGCCAGATGTGGAAATAATTCTGGGCGAGGGCACAGAAACTATTCACCGGGAAAACCATTGTCAGTATAAACTGGATGTGGCCAGGGTAATGTGGTCCAAGGGAAACACCACAGAAAGGAAGAGAATGGGTCAATTAGTCCGGCCAGGAGAGACTGTGGTTGATTTATTCGCAGGAATTGGATATTTCACAATACCCATGGCAGTGCATGCCCAACCTTCGAAAATTTATGCCGTGGAGATAAATCCAGTTGCCCATGGTTACCTTTCTGACAATATAAAGCTCAACCAGGTTCAGGATGTTGTTGAACCTATTCTGGGTGACTGCAGGGATGTTTCACCGCGAAATGTTGCAGATAGGGTTTTAATGGGGTATATTGGGAATACAGACGAGTATCTTGACGTGGCAATGGAAGTAGTTAAAGATGAAGGGATCATTCATTATCATGAGTCTGTTCCTGATAAATTGAAATATATAAGGCCTGCAGAAAGGGTTAAAAAAGCTGCAAATGGTTTTGATGTGGATATATTGAACCAGAGAATTATAAAAAAATATTCTCCAGGGGTTTATCACATGGTTGTAGATGCTAAAGTGTATAAAAATTAA